A genome region from Cucumis sativus cultivar 9930 chromosome 4, Cucumber_9930_V3, whole genome shotgun sequence includes the following:
- the LOC101205355 gene encoding probable protein phosphatase 2C 27 yields the protein MATGIDFSPPFTLLEGGGYSKDNVSPTDDESSDSFNSLKQMSSGKPPRHLSVMRHSVSSLKLIGQADLSLDAETLGNKSPDGKAGFLPVFRSGSCSERGPKQYMEDEHICIDDLVEHIHVCEDFTSPGAFYGVFDGHGGTDAAAFVRKNILRFIVEDSCFPISVEKAIKSAFLKADYAFADASSLDISSGTTALTAFIFGRTMIIANAGDCRAVLGRRGKAIEVSKDHKPNCASEKLRIEKLGGVIYDGYLNGQLSVARAIGDWHMKGAKGSACPLSAEPELQELNLTEEDEFLIMGCDGLWDVMSSQYAVTMARKELMLHNDPERCSRELVREALKRNTCDNLTVIVVCFSADPPPRIEIPPTRVRRSISLEGLNLLKGVLDCNS from the exons ATGGCTACGGGTATAGATTTTTCACCTCCCTTCACTCTACTGGAAGGCGGCGGATACAGTAAGGACAATGTATCACCCACAGACGACGAAAGTTCTGATAGCTTTAATAGTTTGAAACAGATGAGCAGTGGGAAGCCTCCCCGACACCTCTCAGTAATGCGACATAGTGTGAGCTCCTTAAAGCTCATTGGCCAAGCTGATTTA AGCTTGGATGCTGAAACTCTTGGGAATAAATCACCTGATGGAAAAGCAGGATTCTTACCTGTCTTTAGGTCAGGTAGCTGCTCAGAAAGGGGACCTAAACAGTACATGGAAGACGAGCACATATGCATCGATGATCTTGTTGAACATATCCATGTTTGTGAAGATTTCACTTCTCCTGGAGCTTTCTATGGT GTATTTGATGGCCATGGGGGTACAGACGCTGCTGCTTTTGTTAGAAAGAACATCCTCAGATTCATAGTCGAGGACTCCTGTTTCCCAATTAGCGTAGAGAAGGCAATTAAGAGTGCTTTTCTGAAAGCTGACTACGCATTTGCTGATGCCAGTTCTCTGGATATCTCCTCCGGCACAACCGCCCTAACTGCTTTCATTTTTGGAAG AACAATGATTATTGCGAATGCTGGGGATTGTCGAGCTGTACTGGGGAGAAGGGGAAAGGCAATTGAGGTGTCAAAGGATCACAAGCCCAACTGTGCATCTGAAAAGCTTAGAATTGAGAAGCTGGGTGGGGTGATCTATGATGGATACCTGAATGGGCAGTTATCTGTGGCACGTGCAATAGGAGATTGGCACATGAAAGGTGCTAAGGGTTCTGCTTGCCCACTGAGTGCAGAGCCGGAGCTGCAGGAACTGAACTTGACGGAGGAAGACGAATTTCTAATAATGGGATGCGATGGGCTTTGGGATGTGATGAGCAGTCAGTATGCTGTTACAATGGCAAGGAAAGAGCTGATGCTACATAATGATCCAGAGAGGTGTTCAAGAGAGCTGGTACGGGAGGCACTAAAGCGAAATACATGCGATAATTTAACTGTTATTGTGGTCTGTTTTTCGGCTGACCCGCCCCCTCGGATAGAAATTCCTCCAACTCGAGTAAGGAGAAGCATATCATTAGAAGGGCTGAATTTGTTGAAAGGTGTACTGGACTGCAATTCTTGA
- the LOC101204862 gene encoding glutamate receptor 3.3, whose protein sequence is MSFLWFVSLLSLVCGTFPLGFGKNVSSRPSVVNIGAILSHNSTIGRVATIAIEEAVKDVNADPSILPGTNLWLQMQNSNCSGFLGMVEVLQLMENKTVAIIGPQSSVVAHISSQVATEFQVPLVSFSATDPTLSALQFPFFVRAAQSDLFQMTAVAEIVEHYLWKEVIAIYVDDDYGWNGIATLGDKLAERRCKITYKVGISPDSVDNRAQVMDQLVKVALMESRVMVLHVNPKLGTLVFSVAKYLQMVGNGYVWIATDWLTSLLDSVVPFPFENMESMQGVLSLRQHTAESDKKRAFLSRWNKLTGGSLGLNTYGLYAYDSVWMVAHAIDKFFSQGGVVTHSNDSKLHFSESGDLHLEAMTIFDGGNRVLNNILESDFVGLTGAIKFDLDRSLIHPAYDIINVIGTGSRRVGYWSNYSGLSIDAPELLYSKPANRSHANQKLYEVIWPGNTIEQPRGWVFPNNGKLLKIGVPLRVSYKEFVSKIKGTENFQGFCIDVFTAAVNLLPYAVPHEFIAFGDSHHNPNYTDLVYGITTGKFDAVVGDIAIVTSRTRLVDFTLPYTASGLVVVAPFKKRNTGAWAFLHPFSPAMWMVTASFFFFIGIVVWILEHRTNDEFRGPPKRQCITILWFSFSTLFFAHKENTISTLGRLVLIIWLFVVLIVNSSYTASLTSILTVQQLYFPITGIETLREGGEPIGFQVGSFAERYLREELNISKSRLIALGSPEEYARALDLGPDKEGGVAAIVDELLYVESFLSRQCSFRVVGQEFTKSGWGFAFPRDSPLAIDLSTAILQLSENGDLQRIHDKWLAKSACTMENAELESDRLQLKSFWGLFLICGIVCFIALAIYCFQIIRQLYHTETEEPDLSSSSGSHSNRLRRIISLLDEKKESSKRGSKRRKVEKSSENDKVDDHLGVDP, encoded by the exons ATGAGTTTCCTTTGGTTTGTTTCATTGTTATCTCTCGTTTGCGGTACTTTTCCTCTTGGATTTGGTAAGAACGTTTCGTCAAGACCATCGGTTGTGAATATTGGAGCTATTTTATCTCATAATTCTACTATTGGAAGAGTTGCCACGATTGCCATTGAAGAAGCTGTGAAAGATGTGAATGCGGATCCCAGCATTCTTCCCGGAACCAACCTCTGGTTACAAATGCAAAATTCCAACTGTAGTGGGTTTCTGGGCATGGTTGAAG TCTTGCAACTTATGGAGAATAAAACCGTTGCCATCATAGGCCCTCAGTCTTCTGTTGTTGCCCACATTTCATCCCAAGTTGCAACTGAGTTCCAAGTTCCTCTAGTCTCCTTTTCAGCTACTGATCCTACCCTCTCTGCCCTTCAGTTTCCTTTCTTTGTGAGGGCTGCACAGAGTGATTTGTTTCAAATGACTGCGGTTGCTGAGATTGTTGAACACTATCTTTGGAAAGAGGTCATTGctatatatgttgatgatgacTATGGGTGGAACGGAATTGCAACATTGGGCGATAAACTTGCCGAAAGGCGTTGTAAAATCACATATAAGGTGGGTATTAGTCCAGATTCTGTGGATAATCGAGCCCAAGTTATGGATCAGCTTGTTAAAGTTGCTCTAATGGAATCAAGAGTTATGGTTCTCCATGTGAACCCCAAATTAGGCACCTTGGTATTTTCAGTTGCTAAGTACCTTCAAATGGTGGGCAATGGATATGTATGGATTGCGACTGATTGGCTTACGTCTTTATTAGACAGTGTTGTTCCTTTCCCTTTTGAAAACATGGAGTCGATGCAAGGAGTTCTTTCTCTACGGCAGCACACAGCAGAATCTGATAAAAAGAGAGCTTTTCTTTCCAGGTGGAATAAGTTAACAGGTGGCTCTTTAGGTCTGAATACTTATGGTCTGTATGCATATGACTCTGTTTGGATGGTTGCTCATGCCATAGACAAATTTTTCAGTCAAGGTGGGGTCGTCACACACTCTAACGACTCCAAGTTGCATTTCAGTGAAAGTGGTGACCTTCATCTTGAAGCTATGACTATCTTTGATGGTGGAAACCGCGTACTGAATAACATATTGGAGAGTGATTTTGTTGGTCTGACTGGTGCCATTAAGTTCGATTTGGACAGATCTCTTATTCATCCTGCATATGATATTATTAATGTTATTGGGACTGGATCAAGAAGGGTGGGTTACTGGTCCAACTATTCTGGTTTATCAATTGATGCTCCTGAGTTACTCTATTCCAAACCAGCCAATCGTTCACATGCAAATCAGAAGTTGTATGAGGTGATATGGCCAGGAAATACAATAGAACAGCCTCGAGGATGGGTATTCCCAAACAATGGGAAGCTGTTAAAAATTGGTGTGCCACTTCGGGTCAGTTACAAGGAGTTTGTGTCAAAAATCAAGGGGACCGAAAATTTCCAAGGTTTCTGCATTGATGTGTTTACGGCTGCCGTAAACTTATTGCCGTATGCCGTCCCGCACGAATTTATAGCCTTTGGCGACAGCCATCACAATCCAAATTACACAGATCTTGTGTATGGGATTACAACTGGC AAATTTGATGCTGTTGTTGGGGACATAGCCATTGTCACAAGCCGTACAAGGCTTGTAGATTTTACTCTGCCATATACTGCTTCTGGACTAGTTGTTGTGGCCCCATTCAAAAAACGGAATACTGGGGCTTGGGCTTTCCTGCATCCATTTTCTCCCGCCATGTGGATGGTCACAGctagtttcttcttttttatcgGAATAGTCGTTTGGATTCTGGAGCATAGGACGAATGATGAATTCAGAGGCCCACCTAAAAGACAATGTATTACAATTTTATG GTTTAGCTTCTCAACTCTGTTTTTTGCCCATA AGGAGAACACAATTAGCACTCTTGGCCGCCTAGTGCTGATCATATGGCTCTTTGTGGTTCTGATAGTAAATTCTAGCTACACTGCCAGTTTAACATCCATTCTCACAGTGCAGCAGCTATATTTTCCAATCACAGGAATTGAAACCTTGAGGGAAGGTGGCGAACCAATAGGTTTCCAAGTTGGATCGTTTGCTGAACGCTATCTGAGAGAGGAGCTGAACATATCTAAATCTAGGCTTATTGCTCTTGGATCACCCGAAGAATATGCCAGGGCACTTGACCTTGGCCCTGACAAGGAGGGGGGTGTTGCTGCTATAGTTGACGAACTCCTATACGTAGAAAGTTTCCTCTCGAGACAGTGTTCATTCAGAGTTGTTGGTCAAGAGTTCACAAAAAGTGGCTGGGGTTTC GCATTCCCGCGAGATTCTCCCTTGGCCATAGACTTGTCAACGGCCATTTTGCAGCTCTCAGAGAATGGTGATCTTCAACGGATTCATGACAAATGGCTAGCGAAAAGTGCTTGCACCATGGAAAATGCAGAGCTAGAATCAGATCGACTTCAACTTAAGAGCTTCTGGGGTCTTTTTCTAATATGTGGGATAGTTTGCTTCATTGCCCTTGCCATATATTGCTTTCAGATAATTCGTCAGTTATACCATACTGAAACAGAAGAACCCGATCTATCTAGCAGTAGTGGATCACATTCTAACCGCCTTCGACGAATTATATCACTATTGGATGAGAAGAAAGAATCTTCTAAAAGGGGAAGCAAACGAAGGAAAGTTGAGAAATCATCTGAAAATGATAAGGTCGATGATCATTTGGGGGTCGATCCTTGA
- the LOC101205112 gene encoding glyceraldehyde-3-phosphate dehydrogenase B, chloroplastic isoform X2, with translation MATHAALASTRIPTNTRLPSKTSYSFPTRCSSKRLNVAEFNGLRSASLSSSNNGREGSFFDAVAAQLTPKAVASTPVRGETVAKLKVAINGFGRIGRNFLRCWHGRKDSPLDVVVVNDSGGVKNASHLLKYDSMLGTFKAEVKIVDNETISVDGKPIKVVSSRDPLKLPWAELGIDIVIEGTGVFVDGPGAGKHIQAGAKKVIITAPAKGADIPTYVVGVNEKDYYHDVANIVSNASCTTNCLAPFVKIIDEEFGIVKGTMTTTHSYTGDQRLLDASHRDLRRARAAALNIVPTSTGAAKAVSLVLPQLKGKLNGIALRVPTPNVSVVDLVVNIEKKGISADDVNAAFRKAADGPLKGVLAVCDIPLVSVDFKCTDVSSTIDSSLTMVMGDDMLKVVAWYDNEWGYSQRVVDLAHLVADKWPGAGSGKSGDPLEDFCQTNPADEECKVYEA, from the exons ATGGCCACTCACGCAGCTCTGGCTTCCACTAGAATCCCAACCAACACAAGGCTTCCTTCCAAGACTTCCTACTCTTTCCCCACTCGCTGCTCATCCAAG AGGCTGAATGTGGCTGAGTTCAATGGGCTTAGATCTGCTTCCCTGAGCTCTTCCAACAATGGCAGAGAAGGATCTTTCTTTGACGCCGTGGCTGCTCAGCTTACCCCcaag GCAGTAGCATCAACTCCTGTTAGAGGAGAAACAGTGGCTAAACTTAAGGTGGCAATCAATGGATTTGGGCGTATCGGCAGAAACTTCCTGCGGTGCTGGCATGGCAGGAAAGATTCACCCCTTGATGTTGTTGTCGTCAATGACAGCGGTGGTGTCAAGAAT GCCTCCCACTTGCTAAAATATGATTCCATGCTGGGAACTTTCAAAGCAGAAGTGAAAATTGTAGACAATGAAACCATATCTGTTGATGGTAAGCCAATCAAGGTTGTCTCGAGCAGGGATCCCCTTAAGCTTCCTTGGGCAGAGCTTGGCATCGACATTGTTATTGAG GGTACAGGAGTGTTTGTGGATGGCCCAGGTGCAGGGAAACACATTCAGGCAGGTGCGAAGAAGGTTATCATCACTGCTCCTGCAAAAGGTGCTGATATTCCAACATATGTTGTTGGGGTGAATGAAAAAGATTACTACCATGATGTTGCTAACATCGTTAG CAATGCCTCTTGCACTACCAATTGCCTCGCTCCATTTGTGAAGATCATCGACGAGGAATTTG GTATTGTGAAGGGAACCATGACAACAACCCACTCCTACACTGGAGACCag AGACTTTTGGATGCATCGCACCGTGACTTGAGACGAGCCAGGGCTGCAGCTTTGAATATTGTCCCTACAAGCACTGGTGCAGCGAAGGCTGTGTCCCTTGTGCTGCCCCAGCTTAAGGGCAAACTCAATGGTATTGCACTTCGTGTGCCTACTCCAAACGTTTCAGTTGTCGATCTCGTCGTGAACATTGAGAAGAAAGGCATCTCCGCTGACGATGTCAATGCTGCTTTCAGAAAGGCAGCTGATGGACCGTTGAAGGGTGTTTTAGCTGTGTGTGACATCCCTCTTGTTTCTGTGGACTTCAAGTGTACTGATGTTTCCTCCACGATTGACTCGTCATTAACAATGGTAATGGGAGATGATATGCTCAAGGTCGTTGCCTGGTACGACAATGAATGGGGATACAG CCAAAGAGTTGTCGACTTGGCTCATTTGGTGGCAGACAAATGGCCGGGAGCAGGATCGGGAAAAAGTGGGGATCCACTGGAGGACTTCTGCCAGACTAACCCAGCTGACGAAGAGTGCAAAGTTTATGAAGCTTAG
- the LOC101205112 gene encoding glyceraldehyde-3-phosphate dehydrogenase GAPB, chloroplastic isoform X1, giving the protein MATHAALASTRIPTNTRLPSKTSYSFPTRCSSKRLNVAEFNGLRSASLSSSNNGREGSFFDAVAAQLTPKQAVASTPVRGETVAKLKVAINGFGRIGRNFLRCWHGRKDSPLDVVVVNDSGGVKNASHLLKYDSMLGTFKAEVKIVDNETISVDGKPIKVVSSRDPLKLPWAELGIDIVIEGTGVFVDGPGAGKHIQAGAKKVIITAPAKGADIPTYVVGVNEKDYYHDVANIVSNASCTTNCLAPFVKIIDEEFGIVKGTMTTTHSYTGDQRLLDASHRDLRRARAAALNIVPTSTGAAKAVSLVLPQLKGKLNGIALRVPTPNVSVVDLVVNIEKKGISADDVNAAFRKAADGPLKGVLAVCDIPLVSVDFKCTDVSSTIDSSLTMVMGDDMLKVVAWYDNEWGYSQRVVDLAHLVADKWPGAGSGKSGDPLEDFCQTNPADEECKVYEA; this is encoded by the exons ATGGCCACTCACGCAGCTCTGGCTTCCACTAGAATCCCAACCAACACAAGGCTTCCTTCCAAGACTTCCTACTCTTTCCCCACTCGCTGCTCATCCAAG AGGCTGAATGTGGCTGAGTTCAATGGGCTTAGATCTGCTTCCCTGAGCTCTTCCAACAATGGCAGAGAAGGATCTTTCTTTGACGCCGTGGCTGCTCAGCTTACCCCcaag CAGGCAGTAGCATCAACTCCTGTTAGAGGAGAAACAGTGGCTAAACTTAAGGTGGCAATCAATGGATTTGGGCGTATCGGCAGAAACTTCCTGCGGTGCTGGCATGGCAGGAAAGATTCACCCCTTGATGTTGTTGTCGTCAATGACAGCGGTGGTGTCAAGAAT GCCTCCCACTTGCTAAAATATGATTCCATGCTGGGAACTTTCAAAGCAGAAGTGAAAATTGTAGACAATGAAACCATATCTGTTGATGGTAAGCCAATCAAGGTTGTCTCGAGCAGGGATCCCCTTAAGCTTCCTTGGGCAGAGCTTGGCATCGACATTGTTATTGAG GGTACAGGAGTGTTTGTGGATGGCCCAGGTGCAGGGAAACACATTCAGGCAGGTGCGAAGAAGGTTATCATCACTGCTCCTGCAAAAGGTGCTGATATTCCAACATATGTTGTTGGGGTGAATGAAAAAGATTACTACCATGATGTTGCTAACATCGTTAG CAATGCCTCTTGCACTACCAATTGCCTCGCTCCATTTGTGAAGATCATCGACGAGGAATTTG GTATTGTGAAGGGAACCATGACAACAACCCACTCCTACACTGGAGACCag AGACTTTTGGATGCATCGCACCGTGACTTGAGACGAGCCAGGGCTGCAGCTTTGAATATTGTCCCTACAAGCACTGGTGCAGCGAAGGCTGTGTCCCTTGTGCTGCCCCAGCTTAAGGGCAAACTCAATGGTATTGCACTTCGTGTGCCTACTCCAAACGTTTCAGTTGTCGATCTCGTCGTGAACATTGAGAAGAAAGGCATCTCCGCTGACGATGTCAATGCTGCTTTCAGAAAGGCAGCTGATGGACCGTTGAAGGGTGTTTTAGCTGTGTGTGACATCCCTCTTGTTTCTGTGGACTTCAAGTGTACTGATGTTTCCTCCACGATTGACTCGTCATTAACAATGGTAATGGGAGATGATATGCTCAAGGTCGTTGCCTGGTACGACAATGAATGGGGATACAG CCAAAGAGTTGTCGACTTGGCTCATTTGGTGGCAGACAAATGGCCGGGAGCAGGATCGGGAAAAAGTGGGGATCCACTGGAGGACTTCTGCCAGACTAACCCAGCTGACGAAGAGTGCAAAGTTTATGAAGCTTAG